The Aquificaceae bacterium DNA segment TTCAGCCTAAATAGAGCAACTATAAGACCAAGACCTACCGCAACCTCCGAGGCGGCAACCGCAAGTATGAAGAGTGCAAAAACCTGCCCTTCTATACCACCTACGAGCCTGTCCACACTAACTAAGGCAAGGTTCACCCCGTTCAGCATGAGCTCCGTGCTTATAAGCAATGTTATAAGGTTTTTTCTTATGATAACACCAAGCAGACCAGAAAGGAACAAAAAGATGCTTATAAGAAGATAAGCCTTCTCTATAGTCACTCCTCTTTCCTCCCAAGAAGAATGGCTCCTATCATGGCGGTCAATAGTATAACAGAAGCCACTTCAAGAGGAAAGAGGTAAGTGGTGAAAAGGCTTTTACCCACCTCCTTTACATTGTCCTTGACCTCAAGACCTACGCTGGCAAAGTTTCCCTTGAGTATGGCGTAGGCAAAGAGTGCAAAACTTCCCAGCAAAAGAGGAAAGCCAAAGAAAAACTCCCTTTTGTAGAAGCCTTCAAACTTCTTTACCTTCTCCCAAGGTATGGTGGTAATAACAAGCACGTAAAAGACCACTATGGCAACTGCGTATATTATCAACTGCAAACCTGCAAGAAGCTCCGCCCCAAGGTGAAGGAACATGCCAGCCATAGCAAGGATTAGGCTTATAAAGGAGAGTATGGCGTGGACTGGGTTTTTGAGAAAGAGCACGCCCAAGGTGGAAATTACAGCCCAAGTGGACAAAAAAGCAAAAATTAGCCATTCCATTCTATCTTCCCCCAGAGCTTTTCTCTTTGCTTGTCATCTATCCAAATACGGTCTGGCTCAGAGCCTCTTCTCTTTTTCCAATCTATGGCGTTTTCCTCAAGTCTATCCATCCTAAGGACCGCAGACCTCCTTGTGTATCCTGCCAGTTCATAAAGGTCTGTCATGGTAAGACAGCCTACAGGACAGGCGTCCACACAAAGACCACAAAAGAGACAGTTAAGCAGGTTCATATCAAAACGCACCACCTTTTTTGAGCCGTCAGGCATCTGCACCGCTTCTATTCTAAAAAGGGTTGGCATAGGACAGGCGGTCTGGCACATATAACAGGCAACGCATCTGCTTTTACCCTTTTCGTAGCTCATGAACTTCTCTATAGCCTTTAGAGAATCCGGCTCTGTGCCATCCCACACAAAGTGTCCGTGAGCTCCTCTGTATCGCTTAGGTGGAGTAAGTTTTTCTATAGGGTAGTTGGTGGTTATAGGTCTTCTGAAAAGGTTTATGAGGGTCACAGAAAGACCCTTTATGAAATCTACAAAAAACACCGTCTCCAACAGGCTGAGAAAAGCTTTTCTGTTTACCTTCTTTATACCCATAGTGGGCTACTATTTTAAGTCAAGTATAGCTTTTCGTGCAAAAGTTTATGACCTATCTCATTCTTCAAGCTTCATAGCCCCAAGGTCATACCCTCCCACTTGAGTTATCTTCACTCTTATTATGTCCCCTGGCTTTAGCTCCCTATCAGACTCCACGTAAGTTATGCCGTCCACCTCTGGAGCTTGTGAGTAAATTCTACCCACTGGCACGTAGCCAAACTCCTCGTCAAAGCCATCCACCAAAAGCTCCAACTCCTTCCCAATAAGCTCTTGGTTTTTTCTAAGGGTTATCCCTTCCTGAATTCTTAGGAGCTCTTCTTTCCTTCTTTCCTTTTCCTTCTCTGACAGTGGGTCTCCCAAAGAAAAGGCATGAGTGCCTTCCTCTTGATAGTAGGTAAAGACACCAACCCAGTGGAAGTGCCCCTCCGAAACAAAGTCCAAGAGCCTTTGAAAATCTTCTTCTTCCTCTGTGGGATAGCCCACTATAAAGGTTGTCCTTAGGACAGCCTGTGGCAGTTTTGTGCGAACCTTTTCTATAAGACCTCTTACAAAGCCCTCCTCATAGCCTCTTCTCATGCTCCTTAAAACCTTAGAGCTTATATGTTGCAGTGGCATATCAAAGTAAGGTAGGACCTTTTCTGAGCTTTGCATATAGTCAAGCAGGTCATCCTCTATCTCTGTGGGATAGAGGTATAGAAGTCTTATCCACCTAATGCCTTCTACCCTTTCAAGCTCGCTCAGTAATTTTATAAGATAGCCCTTTCCGTATAGGTCTCTTCCGTAGTAGGTGGTGTCTTGTGAGACTATGCAAAGCTCTTTTACGCCCTGACTTGCAAGGTATCTGGCTTCCTCTAATATTTCCTCAATAGGTCTGGAGCGGTGCTTACCTCTTATCAAGGGTATGGCACAAAAGGAGCAAAGCCTATTGCACCCTTCTGCAATCTTTAGGTATGCGTAAGACTTGGGCGTGGTAAGCACCCTCTGAGTTTTCTCCTTCTTCTCCAATCCCAGAAACTCCACCACACTGTCCCAGCTTTCTGTCCCAAAGTAGGCGAGCACCTCTGGAATTTCCTTTTGAAGCTCTTCCTTATACCTTTGCACAAGACATCCCATCACTATAACCTTTTTGTCTTCCACAAACTCTAAGATGGTTTCTATGGCTTCTCTCTTTGCAGGCTCAATAAAACCGCAGGTGTTTATAACTATCACATCCGCCTTTTTTGGGTCATTAACAAGTTTTGCACCACCTTCCTTTAACTTTCCAAGAAGCACCTCCGTGTCCACAAGGTTTTTGGCACATCCCAAACTTATCACACCTACCTTCATCATTCCTCCATGTCAAGCTCGGCATCTACCCTAAAGACGTTGGCGTTGTGAAAGGCGTCATACATGACATATTTTCTGTAAGGGTTTTCCTTTAAGGCTTCTCTTATTTCGTCTATGTTCTTGCCTTGCTCTTTGGCTTTCCTTATGTTCTCTCTGAGAAACTGCACATACCCGAGAGTAAAATCCACAGCGGACATGTCCATAGGCTCGTTGTGTCCACCAAGAATCACCTTTGCATCCATCTTCTTAATCTTATGTAGGGCTTCCACAAGACCCTTTGAGCTTGCTCCCCTATCCCCCATAAAGGGTATGCGGTTATAGAGGACAAGGTCTCCTGTAAAGAGCACCTTTTCCGAAGGCATGTATACCACAAGGTCGTTGTCTGTGTGAGCTGGTCCCATGTATATAACTTCAAAGGTCTTCCCACCCACCTTGAGGGTGTATTTGTCCTCTACCACTATGTCTGGTGGGACAAGGACTACGCTTTTGAAAAGGTTGCCAAACCTCTGCTTTGCGTTCTCAAGGGCAAGCTGTGCCTCTCCTGACTGGTAGAAGTCCATGAGCTTTTTGTGGGCTACTATTTTTGCTCCAAGCTCTTTGTAAGTTTTTGCTCCATACCAATGGTCAGGGTGGTAGTGGGTGATTATGGCGTATTTTATGGGGGCTTTCCTTACTCTCATAAGGTTGTCCACAAATTCCTTTGAGAGCTCTGGAGTGGACAGGGCATCTATCACAACCCAACCTTCCTCTGTTAGCACCCCAAAGGCATTGGACATAAAGCCTCTATTTTCCACAGAGGGCAGGGCATCCACACCCCTAACCATATAAATGTCCTCTTGCACCCTCCTTAGCTTCATCTCGGGCGTAATAGCGTAGGCAAGAAAAACAAACACAAAAAGGAGCTTCATATATCTCATCCTTTTACCTCTTGCTATATGATTTTATTACTTTCCACGAATATGTTAACCATTTCCAACTCTTCTTGCGTTTGTATCACCAAGACCTTTACACTACTACCCTTTGAACTTATGACCTCTTGGTTTTTTCTGTTTGCCTCTTGGTCAAGCTCAACTCCAAGAAAGGCAAGCCTTTTGCAAAGCTCTTCTCTTACCTCTGGACTGTTTTCTCCTATACCGCCGGAAAAAACAAGGGCGTCCACCTCTCCCTCTAAGAAAAACCAATAAGCACCCACATACTTCAAAAGCCTATGCAGGAAAGCCTCAAAGGCAAGGATTGCCCTCCTGTTGCCGTTCCTTTTCAAAGTGAGAAGCTCCTCAAAGTCAGAGACCCCCGCTATAGCCCTTATACCACTCTCTCTGTATAGCCTTCTTTCCAATTCTTCCACAGACAAGCCAGACCTTAGCATATGGAGTATAACCCCAGCGTCCACATCGCCAGGTCTTGTCACCATAAGGAGACCCTCAAGAGGCGTAAAGCCCATAGAAGTATCCACAGAAACCCCCTCCTTTACCGCACATACACTACAGCCTTGTCCCAAGTGCATCATTATGAGGTTTGGCTTTGTTTTCTCAAGAACCTGCTTAGACCGTCTCAAAAGGTAGGAGTAGGAAATGCCATGAAAGCCATACCTCTTTATACCCCTTTGATATAGCTCGTAGTCCAGTCCATATATTCTTGCACTCTCTGGCATGCTTGAATGGAAGTCCGTATCAAAAATAGCGTAGTGTTGGCTTTTACTAAAAAGCTCAAGGCTCTGCTCTATGCCTTCCAAGGCTATGGAGTTGTGGAGAGGATTTATACGTGCAAGCTCTCGCAGTATCTCAAGACTTTGACCTTCTATAGGCATAGGGCTTTTGTGTTCCATACCGTGCACCACCCTGTGCAGGACTACCTCTGGGCTAATTGGAAGTTCCTTTGCAAGCTCCCTTAGTGCTTGGGATAAGCCTTCCCCTCTTAAGACCCTCTTGTGCTTTAGGATTTGCCTCTGACCCTCAAAGAGGGCATACTTAAGAGAGGAGCTTCCGTAGTTTAGGCACAAGAAAGTTCTCATCGGAAAACTCCGGTGCGTCTACGCCTTCTTCGTAGGCATGCCTTAGGGCTCTTATCTGCATATCCTTTAAGAGGTCTATGTATCTGCCTCCCACCGACTGCAATGCTGGCGTTCTTTGGATAACGTCTATGGCAATGCTAAAGCGGTCTATTTGGTTTAGTATGGCAAGCTGGAGAGGAGTGGTAATGCCACCTCTTCCTTTAAGGAAGGGTTGAATTTGTGTGGCATCTATGCCTATCTTCCTGTTTTCTCTGTAGCCTCTCACATGCAGGTTCTTGTGGTTTCTTCTTCTGTAGGTGAGCCTGTGGATAAGCCAAGGATAACCGTGGAAGTTAAAGATTATGGGCTTGTCTGTGGTAAAGTAGGCGTCAAAATCCCTGTCTGGAAGACCGTCGGGATGCTCGCTGTCTGGAGTAAGTCTAAAGAGGTTTACCACGTTCACAAACCTTATGGCTAAGTCTGGAAAGAACTCTCTCAAGAGCAGTGACGCACCTATAGCCTCCTTTGTGGGTATATCACCACAGCTTGCAAGGACCACATCGGGTTCTCTATCTGTGTGGGTGCTTGCAAAGTCAAAGATGCCTATACCCTTTATCACATGTGAGTAGGCACTCTGATAATCCAAATACTGAGGGTGTGCCTGCTTGTCAACTACAATGATGTTTACTCTGTTTGTGGACTTAAGGCACAGCTCCACCGTTGCCAAAAGGGTGTTAGCATCGCATGGAAAATAAAGCCTTACCACATTGGGCCACTTATCCACTATGCTGTTTATAAAGCCAGGGTCTTGGTGGGTAAAGCCGTTGTGGTCTTGTCTCCAAACCACAGAGGTAAGCAAAAGATTAAGAGAACTAATGGGAGCTCTCCAAGGCACATCTTGAGATATATCCAACCACTTTCCAAACTGGTTTACCATTGAGGTTATTATGGGAGCAAAGCCTTCATAGGTGCTCAAAATACCATGCCTTCCCGTAAGTATATAACCCTCAAGCCAACCTTCCACTGTATGCTCAGAGAGCATCTCCATAACCCTGCCCGTAGGGCTCAGATAGCCTTCATCCTCGTCCACAGGAAGTCTCTCTAACATCCATACCTTGCCAGCTTCAAAGGTGGGGTGTAGTCGGTTTGAGGCGGTCTCGTCCGGTCCAAAAACTCTAAAGTTGTGGGGGTTTTTCTTTAAAACTTCTCTAAGGTAGTATCCAAGAGGCAAGGTGTTGTTATGGAGAGTAAACCTCTCCACGCTATAGTCTTCTGCCTTTGGTAGGTCAAGAGGCTTTCTCAAAAGCCCACCGTTGGCAAAGGGAGTATCTCCAAGCCTTCTGCCCTCTTCTGGAAAGAGCTCGCTAAGGTTTATAAGAGGTCTACCCTCTTGGTCAAAGAGCTCCTCTGGTTTATAGCTCTGTAGCCACTCCTCAAGGAGCTTTAAGCTATCTGGATTTTCATGAACGTCAGAAAGAGGAACTTGGTGAGACCTCCAATAACCCTCTATGTATTTTCCTCTAAACTTCTTTGGTGCTGTCCAACCTTTGGGTGTTTTTAGCACTATGGCAGGAAGCACAGGTCTTTTCTCCTTTCCACGCAGGTCCATAAGCCTTTCAAAGGCAGACTCCATGACCTCCTTCATCTGACCAGCCACCTCTTCTGGCTCTTCTCCCTCTACCCACAGTGGCTCATAGCCATAGCCCCTCAAAAGACTAATGAGCTCTTCCTTTGGAATTCTCGCAAACAGTGTGGGATTGTTTATCTTGTAGCCGTTGAGAGAAAGCACAGGGAGAACAAGACCATCCCTTTTTGGGTTTAAAAACTTATTGGAGTGCCACGCAGTAGCCAAAGGTCCAGTTTCTGCCTCACCATCGCCCACTATGGCAACCGCCACAAGGTCGGGATTGTCAAAGACCGCACCAAAGGCATGAGAGAGGCTGTATCCAAGCTCACCACCTTCTTGTATAGACCCGGGAAGCTCTGGAGTGCAATGACTTCCGAGCCCTCCCGGAAAGGAAAAAGCCTTAAAGAGCCTTTTCATACCCTCCTTGTCTTGAGAAAACTCAGGATAGAACTTGCTAAGAGTCCCCTCAAGATATAGGGGCGCTATGTAGCCCGGTGCACCATGCCCAGGACCTACCACAAGTAAAGCGTTAAGCGGATACTTACGAAGCATATAGCTGGTAAACAGGTAAACAAAGCTAATATTTGGACTTGCTCCCCAGTGTCCCAGAAGCCTTTTCTTAAGATGCTCCCTCCTTAGAGGCTCCCTCAGAAGAGGATTGTCCTTGAGGTATATCATCCCCACCGCCAAGTAGTTGCATGCTCTGAAAGCCTTTAATAGCTCTTTCATGACCCACCTCCTCCAGCCACTTTTCAAAGCTCTTGCCCCTTATTATAGCAGAGAGCATAGACTCTTCCAGAGGATATAGCCTTTTAGGAACAAGCTCTGGTCTAAGTTTTAGTGTTCTCTCTATAGAGTGCCAAAGCTCCCAAAGTCTAATAAGTTCATGGTTGCCAGAGAGGAGCACCTCTGGGACTTTCATACCCCTAAAGTCCGCTGGTCTCGTATAGACTGGAGCACCAAGCCACCTTCTAAAGGAGTCCCTTTTTAGACTTTCAGGCTCGCTCAAAACCCCCGGCAAAAGCCTCGCAATGCCTTCTAAAAGCACAAGTGCAAAAAGCTCACCGCCTGCCAAAACAAAGTCTCCAAGAGAAAGCTCCTCGTCCGCCAGAGTGCTAACCCTTTCGTCCAAACCCTCGTATCTGCCACATATAACCGCCAAGCTATCAAAAACAGACAACCTGTCAAGGTCCTCTTGAGTGAGCCTTTTGCCCCAAGGTTGAGGAATAATGGTATAAGGCTTTCCAAAATTCTCCACCACATACTCATAAGCCTTAAAAACAGGCTCAGGCTTTATAACCATCCCCGGATGCCCACCATAGGCAGTATCGTCCACCTGTCTTTTGTGAGCAAAGTCTCTTATGTCTACAGTATGGAGCTCAAGCACACCCTTTTTTATAGCCTGCCTTACTATGCCATACTCCGCATAGCACTGAATTGTCTGAGGGAAAATAGTAAGGACAAAAAACCTCATCTAAGAAAGCTCTCCACCAAGCTCCTCGCCCTCTCTTGGCTAAAGCGATAGTATATGTCTATGGTAGTCTTCACATTGGAGTGTCCTGCAAACTCCTTTACCACCTCCGCAGGAAAACCAGAGTTCACAAGGTTTGTTATATAGGTATGCCTAAAGCTATGCACGGAGAAGGGAATACCAAGCCTTTGAGAAAGCCTATTGGTATA contains these protein-coding regions:
- the nuoK gene encoding NADH-quinone oxidoreductase subunit NuoK, with product MTIEKAYLLISIFLFLSGLLGVIIRKNLITLLISTELMLNGVNLALVSVDRLVGGIEGQVFALFILAVAASEVAVGLGLIVALFRLKGYEGSSEITHLRE
- a CDS encoding NADH-quinone oxidoreductase subunit J, yielding MEWLIFAFLSTWAVISTLGVLFLKNPVHAILSFISLILAMAGMFLHLGAELLAGLQLIIYAVAIVVFYVLVITTIPWEKVKKFEGFYKREFFFGFPLLLGSFALFAYAILKGNFASVGLEVKDNVKEVGKSLFTTYLFPLEVASVILLTAMIGAILLGRKEE
- a CDS encoding NADH-quinone oxidoreductase subunit I; its protein translation is MGIKKVNRKAFLSLLETVFFVDFIKGLSVTLINLFRRPITTNYPIEKLTPPKRYRGAHGHFVWDGTEPDSLKAIEKFMSYEKGKSRCVACYMCQTACPMPTLFRIEAVQMPDGSKKVVRFDMNLLNCLFCGLCVDACPVGCLTMTDLYELAGYTRRSAVLRMDRLEENAIDWKKRRGSEPDRIWIDDKQREKLWGKIEWNG
- the rimO gene encoding 30S ribosomal protein S12 methylthiotransferase RimO, yielding MKVGVISLGCAKNLVDTEVLLGKLKEGGAKLVNDPKKADVIVINTCGFIEPAKREAIETILEFVEDKKVIVMGCLVQRYKEELQKEIPEVLAYFGTESWDSVVEFLGLEKKEKTQRVLTTPKSYAYLKIAEGCNRLCSFCAIPLIRGKHRSRPIEEILEEARYLASQGVKELCIVSQDTTYYGRDLYGKGYLIKLLSELERVEGIRWIRLLYLYPTEIEDDLLDYMQSSEKVLPYFDMPLQHISSKVLRSMRRGYEEGFVRGLIEKVRTKLPQAVLRTTFIVGYPTEEEEDFQRLLDFVSEGHFHWVGVFTYYQEEGTHAFSLGDPLSEKEKERRKEELLRIQEGITLRKNQELIGKELELLVDGFDEEFGYVPVGRIYSQAPEVDGITYVESDRELKPGDIIRVKITQVGGYDLGAMKLEE
- a CDS encoding MBL fold metallo-hydrolase — encoded protein: MKLLFVFVFLAYAITPEMKLRRVQEDIYMVRGVDALPSVENRGFMSNAFGVLTEEGWVVIDALSTPELSKEFVDNLMRVRKAPIKYAIITHYHPDHWYGAKTYKELGAKIVAHKKLMDFYQSGEAQLALENAKQRFGNLFKSVVLVPPDIVVEDKYTLKVGGKTFEVIYMGPAHTDNDLVVYMPSEKVLFTGDLVLYNRIPFMGDRGASSKGLVEALHKIKKMDAKVILGGHNEPMDMSAVDFTLGYVQFLRENIRKAKEQGKNIDEIREALKENPYRKYVMYDAFHNANVFRVDAELDMEE
- a CDS encoding acetate/propionate family kinase, with amino-acid sequence MRTFLCLNYGSSSLKYALFEGQRQILKHKRVLRGEGLSQALRELAKELPISPEVVLHRVVHGMEHKSPMPIEGQSLEILRELARINPLHNSIALEGIEQSLELFSKSQHYAIFDTDFHSSMPESARIYGLDYELYQRGIKRYGFHGISYSYLLRRSKQVLEKTKPNLIMMHLGQGCSVCAVKEGVSVDTSMGFTPLEGLLMVTRPGDVDAGVILHMLRSGLSVEELERRLYRESGIRAIAGVSDFEELLTLKRNGNRRAILAFEAFLHRLLKYVGAYWFFLEGEVDALVFSGGIGENSPEVREELCKRLAFLGVELDQEANRKNQEVISSKGSSVKVLVIQTQEELEMVNIFVESNKII
- a CDS encoding phosphoketolase family protein, encoding MKELLKAFRACNYLAVGMIYLKDNPLLREPLRREHLKKRLLGHWGASPNISFVYLFTSYMLRKYPLNALLVVGPGHGAPGYIAPLYLEGTLSKFYPEFSQDKEGMKRLFKAFSFPGGLGSHCTPELPGSIQEGGELGYSLSHAFGAVFDNPDLVAVAIVGDGEAETGPLATAWHSNKFLNPKRDGLVLPVLSLNGYKINNPTLFARIPKEELISLLRGYGYEPLWVEGEEPEEVAGQMKEVMESAFERLMDLRGKEKRPVLPAIVLKTPKGWTAPKKFRGKYIEGYWRSHQVPLSDVHENPDSLKLLEEWLQSYKPEELFDQEGRPLINLSELFPEEGRRLGDTPFANGGLLRKPLDLPKAEDYSVERFTLHNNTLPLGYYLREVLKKNPHNFRVFGPDETASNRLHPTFEAGKVWMLERLPVDEDEGYLSPTGRVMEMLSEHTVEGWLEGYILTGRHGILSTYEGFAPIITSMVNQFGKWLDISQDVPWRAPISSLNLLLTSVVWRQDHNGFTHQDPGFINSIVDKWPNVVRLYFPCDANTLLATVELCLKSTNRVNIIVVDKQAHPQYLDYQSAYSHVIKGIGIFDFASTHTDREPDVVLASCGDIPTKEAIGASLLLREFFPDLAIRFVNVVNLFRLTPDSEHPDGLPDRDFDAYFTTDKPIIFNFHGYPWLIHRLTYRRRNHKNLHVRGYRENRKIGIDATQIQPFLKGRGGITTPLQLAILNQIDRFSIAIDVIQRTPALQSVGGRYIDLLKDMQIRALRHAYEEGVDAPEFSDENFLVPKLRKLLS
- the trmD gene encoding tRNA (guanosine(37)-N1)-methyltransferase TrmD, with product MRFFVLTIFPQTIQCYAEYGIVRQAIKKGVLELHTVDIRDFAHKRQVDDTAYGGHPGMVIKPEPVFKAYEYVVENFGKPYTIIPQPWGKRLTQEDLDRLSVFDSLAVICGRYEGLDERVSTLADEELSLGDFVLAGGELFALVLLEGIARLLPGVLSEPESLKRDSFRRWLGAPVYTRPADFRGMKVPEVLLSGNHELIRLWELWHSIERTLKLRPELVPKRLYPLEESMLSAIIRGKSFEKWLEEVGHERAIKGFQSMQLLGGGDDIPQGQSSSEGASKEGAS